Proteins co-encoded in one Gossypium arboreum isolate Shixiya-1 chromosome 11, ASM2569848v2, whole genome shotgun sequence genomic window:
- the LOC108471869 gene encoding uncharacterized protein LOC108471869 — protein sequence MPPRVIIQRPVVFPYKDNKKVPWNYDCSVMTPKKESPIDVLRGDQGKGSYTRSGRRYDTTNEEAQPTKGKAQMVEEMKGKTTKPVNEPVNEEEAKEFLKFVKHNEYSVVEQLRKQPARISVLALLLSSEVHRSTLMKVLNETYVPNDISVNKLDRLVNNISADNFFNDDEIPLEGMGSTKTLHITTRCKGYTLPGVLIDNGSALNVLPLTTLNRLPIDSSHMKECQNIVKAFDGTERKVMGRIKVPLQIGPNTYEVDFLVMDIKPLYNCLLGRPWIHSAGAVPSLLHQKLKLVSEGRLITIKAEEDIIATVSNNAPYLETDDEAIEYLFRSLEFVNATFIAEGSKIPVPKLSKTMRMSLQLTFGKGALPGKGLERHLQGRTETPMLKDKRDCFGLGFKPDAKQRRRELEKKQERRRARLTGKEIKWEPMIFPHISKIFVSGGIIHPERDTSMMGAIEKSLESLDINVMYEEETGRESLSDIGPYTPGSVLDNWTAEEIPVVFRTNTE from the coding sequence ATGCCACCGAGGGTCATAATCCAAAGACCTGTAGTCTTCCCTTACAAAGACAACAAAAAGGTCCCATGGAATTATGATTGCAGTGTGATGACGCCGAAAAAGGAGAGCCCGATTGACGTTTTAAGAGGGGATCAAGGCAAGGGATCCTATACACGTAGCGGGAGACGTTACGATACGACGAATGAAGAGGCACAACCCACAAAAGGAAAAGCCCAGATGGTCGAGGAAATGAAAGGAAAAACAACTAAACCTGTTAACGAGCCAGTTAACGAAGAAGAGGCcaaggagtttttaaaattcGTAAAGCATAACGAATACAGCGTGGTGGAACAGCTACGCAAACAACCAGCCCGCATTTCAGTGCTGGCCTTGCTTCTGAGCTCGGAAGTCCATCGTAGCACGCTAATGAAGGTCTTGAATGAAACGTATGTTCCCAATGATATCTCCGTTAACAAGTTAGACCGCTTGGTTAACAACATCAGTGCCGATAACTTCTTTAATGACGATGAGATACCACTCGAGGGCATGGGGTCGACTAAAACTTTGCATATCACCACACGCTGTAAAGGGTATACGCTGCCTGGCGTACTAATTGACAATGGATCCGCCTTGAACGTCCTGCCATTGACCACGCTGAACAGATTACCTATagacagctctcacatgaagGAGTGCCAGAACATCGTGAAGGCATTCGATGGCACGGAGAGAAAGGTTATGGGCAGAATCAAGGTACCCCTTCAGATTgggccaaacacatatgaggtggatttcctTGTAATGGACATCAAACCCTTATATAATTGCTTATTGGGgaggccctggatacattcagCTGGGGCAGTGCCTTCCTTGTTGCATCAAAAATTGAAGCTGGTGTCAGAGGGAAGGTTGATAACGATTAAGGCTGAAGAAGATATTATTGCAACTGTGAGCAATAATGCACCCTACTTGGAGACAGATGATGAAGCAATCGAATACTTATTTCGATCTTTAGAATTTGTTAATGCGACATTCATCGCCGAGGGAAGCAAAATTCCGGTGCCGAAATTGTCCAAAACCATGAGGATGAGCCTCCAGCTGACATTTGGAAAAGGGGCCCTACCCGGAAAAGGACTTGAGAGACATCTACAAGGAAGAACTGAAACACCAATGCTAAAAGACAAGAGAGATTGCTTCGGCTTAGGATTTAAGCCGGACGCGAAACAAAGGAGAAGGGAGCTGGAAAAGAAGCAGGAAAGAAGGAGAGCTAGATTAACGGGGAaggaaatcaagtgggaaccaatgatattcccccatatatcgaaaaTATTTGTGTCCGGGGGAATCATTCATCCCGAAAGAGACACATCAATGATGGGTGCTATAGAAAAAAGCCTGGAAAGTTTGGACATCAACGTCATGTACGAAGAGGAGACTGGAAGAGAAAGTTTATCGGACATTGGCCCTTACACACCTGGAAGTGTTCTGGACaactggactgcggaagagatccCTGTAGTTTTTAGAACGAATACAGAGTAA